A region from the Marinobacter szutsaonensis genome encodes:
- the rsxG gene encoding electron transport complex subunit RsxG, whose amino-acid sequence MAALAQSIRRSAIGLGLFAIITGGSIAVTQALTAERIQEEAARAEARALFEIIPESQHDNDLLNDTVQLPASDRLATRGPVTVWVARRNGEPTGFIMPVVAPDGYSGDIRLLVGIDLKGTVLGVRVVSHRETPGLGDRIETKKSDWIYSFEGRSLDNPEPRNWNVKKNGGVFDQFTGATITPRAVVKAVQKSLIYFRQNRREILNRLEETS is encoded by the coding sequence ATGGCTGCACTGGCACAATCCATTCGACGCAGCGCCATCGGCCTGGGCCTCTTTGCCATCATCACCGGCGGCTCCATCGCCGTGACCCAGGCCCTCACTGCGGAGCGCATCCAGGAAGAAGCCGCGCGGGCAGAGGCCCGGGCCCTGTTTGAAATCATTCCGGAATCGCAGCATGACAACGACCTGCTGAACGATACCGTCCAGTTACCGGCCAGTGACCGCCTTGCCACCAGGGGTCCGGTGACCGTCTGGGTAGCCCGGAGAAACGGTGAACCTACGGGCTTCATCATGCCGGTGGTGGCCCCTGACGGGTACTCGGGCGACATCCGGCTGTTGGTTGGCATCGACCTTAAGGGCACGGTACTTGGCGTACGGGTGGTGAGTCACCGGGAGACGCCGGGGCTTGGTGACCGCATCGAGACCAAGAAGTCCGACTGGATCTACAGTTTCGAGGGGCGATCCCTCGATAACCCGGAACCGAGAAACTGGAACGTGAAGAAGAACGGCGGTGTGTTTGACCAGTTCACCGGAGCCACCATCACCCCCCGCGCCGTTGTCAAGGCGGTCCAGAAGTCTCTGATATACTTCCGCCAGAATCGGCGGGAAATCCTGAACCGACTTGAGGAGACGTCCTGA
- a CDS encoding DUF368 domain-containing protein, whose translation MAMGAADIVPGVSGGTIAFITGIYFRLLEAINAVPVAVFRDLLKGRFQAFWVACDGTFLVCLLAGILSSIVTLASAISFALANYPILIWSFFFGLIVASVWHVGRQVRHYRVSLLAPLIAGIAVAWWITTLSGGQLTPSALAFFGSGALAICAMILPGISGSFILVIIGMYAPVLAAIKAADLGVLVLFMAGCLVGLLSIARLITWAFHHFHDMVLALLTGFMIGALNKVWPWKEVLSWRTNSSGEQVPLNEVSIAPATFEQLTGQDPQVPMALLMALVGLLLVLAIEWVGNRKSVT comes from the coding sequence ATGGCCATGGGCGCAGCCGATATCGTTCCGGGCGTGTCCGGTGGCACCATTGCCTTCATAACCGGCATCTATTTCCGCCTGCTGGAAGCCATCAATGCCGTCCCGGTGGCTGTTTTTCGTGACCTTCTCAAAGGGCGGTTCCAGGCATTCTGGGTTGCCTGTGACGGTACGTTTCTGGTCTGCCTGCTGGCGGGCATCCTGTCGAGTATTGTGACCCTGGCCTCGGCCATCAGCTTCGCCCTCGCCAACTATCCAATCCTGATCTGGAGCTTTTTCTTTGGCCTGATCGTGGCGTCTGTCTGGCACGTCGGCCGACAGGTACGCCATTATCGGGTTTCCTTGCTGGCGCCGTTGATCGCGGGCATCGCGGTGGCCTGGTGGATTACCACCCTGTCCGGGGGTCAACTGACACCTTCGGCCCTGGCATTTTTCGGTTCCGGCGCCCTGGCGATCTGCGCCATGATCCTGCCGGGGATTTCCGGGAGCTTTATCCTGGTGATTATCGGTATGTATGCGCCGGTTCTGGCCGCCATCAAGGCGGCGGACCTGGGCGTTCTGGTGTTGTTCATGGCCGGCTGCCTGGTCGGGCTGTTGTCGATCGCCCGGCTGATAACCTGGGCCTTTCATCATTTCCACGACATGGTGTTGGCGCTGTTGACCGGTTTCATGATTGGGGCGCTGAACAAGGTCTGGCCCTGGAAGGAGGTTCTCAGTTGGCGCACCAACAGTTCGGGAGAGCAGGTGCCTCTGAACGAAGTCAGTATTGCCCCTGCGACATTTGAGCAGCTGACCGGGCAGGATCCCCAGGTACCCATGGCGCTATTGATGGCTCTGGTCGGATTGCTGTTGGTGCTGGCAATTGAATGGGTCGGGAATCGAAAAAGTGTTACCTGA
- the nth gene encoding endonuclease III, producing the protein MNKQKRIEIFTRLRDANPNPTTELNYSSPFELLIAVILSAQATDVGVNKATDKLFPVANTPEAILALGVDGLKEYIKTIGLFNSKAENVIKTCRILIEKHSGRVPEKREDLEALPGVGRKTANVVLNTAFGHMAMAVDTHIFRVSNRTGIAPGKNVLEVEKRLLRLVPKEFLLDAHHWLILHGRYTCTARKPKCGACIIEDLCEFKDKRDYL; encoded by the coding sequence ATGAACAAGCAAAAACGTATCGAAATCTTTACCCGGCTGCGGGATGCCAACCCCAACCCGACCACGGAGCTTAATTACTCATCGCCGTTCGAGTTACTGATTGCCGTAATTCTCTCGGCCCAGGCTACGGACGTGGGCGTTAACAAGGCCACCGACAAGCTGTTCCCGGTGGCCAACACTCCGGAGGCAATTCTGGCGCTGGGCGTGGACGGGCTCAAGGAATACATCAAGACCATTGGCCTGTTCAACAGCAAGGCCGAAAACGTCATCAAGACCTGCAGGATCCTGATCGAAAAGCATAGCGGCCGGGTCCCGGAGAAGCGTGAGGATCTCGAGGCCCTGCCCGGTGTCGGACGCAAGACCGCGAACGTGGTTCTCAACACCGCCTTCGGTCACATGGCCATGGCCGTGGATACCCATATTTTCCGGGTATCGAACCGCACCGGAATTGCCCCGGGGAAAAACGTCCTGGAAGTGGAAAAGCGCCTGTTGCGCCTGGTACCGAAGGAATTCCTCCTCGATGCCCATCATTGGCTCATCCTCCACGGCCGTTACACCTGCACGGCCCGCAAGCCCAAGTGTGGGGCCTGCATCATTGAGGATCTGTGCGAGTTCAAGGACAAGCGGGATTACCTCTGA
- the rsxC gene encoding electron transport complex subunit RsxC, which yields MTQLWDFTGGIHPAENKQQSTARPIRAAGLPERLVLPLQQHIGDPAESLVQVGERVLKGQKIADVTVGMGVPVHAPTSGVIESIAEMPVPHPSGLNDWCITLKPDGEDQWRERHPVSDYRSLDRETVLGIIHEAGISGMGGAGFPTDIKLRPPKDRKVDTLILNGAECEPYITADDMTMREKADEVVAGLKVMAWILRPERCVIGIEDNKPQAIEAMQKACEGTQIEIAVIPTKYPSGGEKQLIRVLTGQEVPSAGIPADIGVMCQNIGTAVAVSRAVFDDSPLISRIVTITGEAVREPGNFEVLIGTPIDYLLEQASLESSKVNRLVLGGPMMGYTLTTTAVPVTKTTNCVIAATAAELPAPPPEQPCIRCGQCAEVCPMELLPQQLFWYSKSGEFEKAEHLNLFDCIECGACSYVCPSSIPLVQYYRYAKGEIRVQRAEQIKADRARERFEARQARLEREQQEKEQRRKERAKAAAEAQAKKQAEAEKAAEAGEAVDERAAKAALVQQALERKKAKAATKASQPASAEATASEDKPDIEALEKQLEQAKSKLDNMQGMLDDAKAQQADNVDKLERAVAKNHDRVQRAEQALADARKALVGTTESQTSD from the coding sequence ATGACTCAGTTGTGGGATTTCACCGGCGGCATCCATCCGGCCGAGAACAAACAGCAATCCACGGCCCGACCAATCCGGGCAGCCGGGTTACCCGAGCGCCTTGTCCTACCGCTGCAACAGCACATCGGTGACCCGGCAGAGTCGCTGGTGCAAGTCGGCGAACGGGTACTGAAGGGACAGAAGATCGCCGATGTCACCGTCGGCATGGGCGTGCCGGTCCACGCCCCCACCTCCGGGGTGATCGAGAGTATTGCGGAAATGCCGGTGCCGCATCCTTCGGGCCTCAATGACTGGTGTATCACCCTGAAGCCGGACGGTGAGGATCAGTGGCGTGAACGGCATCCTGTGTCGGATTACCGCAGTCTGGACCGGGAGACCGTACTGGGCATCATCCATGAGGCCGGCATTTCCGGGATGGGCGGCGCCGGTTTCCCCACCGACATCAAGCTGCGCCCGCCCAAGGACCGCAAGGTGGACACCCTGATTCTGAACGGTGCCGAGTGCGAGCCCTACATCACTGCCGATGACATGACAATGCGGGAGAAGGCTGACGAGGTGGTTGCCGGCCTGAAGGTCATGGCCTGGATCCTGCGGCCGGAGCGCTGTGTGATCGGTATCGAGGACAACAAGCCGCAGGCCATCGAAGCCATGCAAAAGGCCTGCGAAGGCACACAGATCGAGATTGCCGTCATCCCGACCAAGTACCCGTCCGGCGGCGAAAAACAACTGATCCGGGTCCTGACCGGCCAGGAAGTTCCGAGCGCCGGGATCCCGGCCGATATTGGCGTCATGTGCCAGAACATCGGTACCGCCGTTGCGGTCTCCCGGGCGGTCTTTGACGACAGCCCGCTGATTTCCCGGATCGTGACCATTACCGGTGAGGCAGTCCGTGAACCCGGCAATTTCGAGGTGCTGATCGGCACACCCATCGATTACCTGCTGGAGCAGGCGAGCCTCGAATCGTCGAAGGTTAACCGCCTGGTGCTCGGGGGCCCCATGATGGGCTACACCCTGACCACCACCGCAGTCCCGGTGACCAAGACCACCAACTGCGTGATCGCCGCCACCGCGGCCGAATTGCCGGCGCCACCGCCGGAACAGCCCTGCATCCGCTGCGGCCAGTGTGCCGAAGTGTGCCCCATGGAGCTGCTGCCCCAACAACTGTTCTGGTATTCGAAATCCGGCGAATTCGAGAAGGCCGAACACCTGAACCTGTTCGATTGCATCGAATGCGGCGCCTGCTCTTATGTGTGCCCCAGCTCCATTCCCCTGGTGCAGTATTATCGCTACGCCAAGGGCGAGATCCGGGTCCAGCGGGCCGAGCAGATCAAGGCCGACCGTGCCCGGGAGCGTTTCGAGGCCCGGCAGGCTCGCCTGGAGCGGGAGCAACAGGAGAAGGAGCAGCGGCGTAAAGAGCGGGCGAAAGCGGCTGCCGAAGCCCAGGCGAAGAAGCAGGCGGAGGCTGAAAAAGCCGCCGAGGCCGGTGAGGCGGTTGACGAACGTGCCGCCAAGGCCGCGCTGGTCCAGCAGGCACTGGAACGCAAGAAGGCAAAAGCCGCCACCAAGGCGAGTCAGCCCGCCAGTGCGGAAGCGACTGCCAGTGAGGACAAGCCCGACATCGAAGCGCTGGAAAAACAGCTTGAGCAGGCCAAATCCAAACTGGATAACATGCAGGGCATGTTGGATGACGCCAAGGCCCAGCAGGCGGACAACGTCGACAAGCTTGAACGCGCCGTGGCCAAGAACCACGACCGCGTGCAACGTGCCGAACAGGCCCTGGCAGACGCCCGCAAGGCCCTGGTCGGCACCACCGAATCCCAGACATCCGATTAA
- a CDS encoding electron transport complex subunit E produces MASKTSAEIIRDGLWNNNPALVQVLGLCPLLAVTSTVVNAIGLGLATLMVLMGSNLAVSLIRNFVGESVRLPAFVMIIASFVTCAELLMQAFTYELYQILGIFIPLIVTNCTILGRADAFASKNSPGPAVLDGAMMGLGFLAVLIVLGGMRELIGQGTLFADMNLLLGPMAADWVVRPFENYPDMLFMVLPPGAFVGLGLLIALKNGIDSHLEARRKAAVPEPATSGSKRVRVTGNVS; encoded by the coding sequence ATGGCAAGCAAGACCTCCGCAGAAATCATCCGTGACGGGCTGTGGAACAACAACCCGGCGCTGGTTCAGGTTCTGGGTTTGTGCCCGCTGCTGGCGGTAACCAGCACCGTGGTCAATGCCATCGGCCTTGGCCTGGCCACCCTGATGGTACTCATGGGCTCGAACCTGGCGGTATCGCTGATTCGCAACTTCGTGGGTGAGTCGGTCCGCTTACCAGCGTTTGTAATGATTATTGCCTCGTTCGTCACCTGTGCCGAGTTGCTGATGCAGGCCTTCACCTACGAGCTTTACCAGATTCTGGGCATATTCATTCCCCTGATTGTCACCAACTGCACCATCCTTGGCCGGGCAGACGCCTTTGCCTCCAAGAACAGCCCAGGGCCGGCAGTGCTGGATGGCGCCATGATGGGCCTGGGTTTCCTGGCGGTGCTGATTGTTCTGGGGGGAATGCGTGAGCTGATTGGCCAGGGCACCCTGTTTGCGGACATGAACCTGCTGTTGGGCCCCATGGCTGCCGACTGGGTGGTCCGCCCGTTTGAAAACTATCCGGACATGCTGTTCATGGTCCTGCCTCCCGGTGCTTTTGTCGGCCTGGGACTGCTGATTGCCCTGAAGAACGGCATCGACAGTCACCTGGAAGCCAGGCGCAAGGCCGCAGTGCCGGAACCCGCGACCAGTGGCAGCAAGCGTGTCCGTGTCACTGGCAATGTTTCCTGA
- a CDS encoding peptidoglycan DD-metalloendopeptidase family protein has protein sequence MKILLVVLGVVALTACNTQAIYQDDLYNPPVYWGRHVVKPGENLYRIAWQYGRDYRELGSANGIGPPWTIKPGQVLRLDLRGTVTSSSQNSQKQRVAAAPSRAAPPAPAPKPAPRPKVTKPAAADESLDKRSQTVASVSWRWPHAGTVIAGYSTSGKVNKGIDIAGKAGDAVKAAARGNVVYAGNGLLGYGNLIIVNHNEHYLSAYAHNRKILVQEGEDVNAGQVIAELGSSGAERPMLHFEIRKNGNPVDPLHYLPPR, from the coding sequence ATGAAAATACTCCTGGTCGTACTGGGCGTGGTTGCGCTCACGGCCTGCAACACCCAGGCAATCTACCAGGATGATCTCTATAACCCGCCCGTGTACTGGGGACGGCACGTGGTCAAGCCCGGCGAGAACCTTTACCGGATTGCCTGGCAATATGGCCGCGACTACCGGGAGCTCGGCAGTGCCAACGGTATCGGACCTCCCTGGACCATCAAGCCCGGACAGGTCCTGCGCCTGGACCTTCGCGGAACTGTCACATCTTCCAGCCAGAATAGTCAGAAGCAGAGAGTTGCGGCTGCTCCGTCCAGGGCTGCGCCTCCGGCACCGGCGCCAAAACCGGCCCCCAGGCCAAAGGTGACCAAGCCCGCAGCAGCGGACGAATCCCTGGACAAACGCTCGCAGACCGTGGCCAGTGTCAGCTGGCGCTGGCCACACGCTGGCACCGTAATTGCAGGATATTCAACATCCGGAAAAGTCAATAAAGGTATTGATATTGCCGGAAAAGCCGGTGATGCTGTGAAAGCGGCGGCCAGAGGAAATGTGGTCTACGCCGGTAACGGGTTGCTTGGTTACGGCAACCTCATTATCGTGAATCACAACGAGCACTATTTGAGTGCTTACGCCCACAACCGGAAGATTCTGGTGCAGGAAGGGGAGGACGTTAACGCCGGACAGGTGATCGCAGAGCTCGGGAGCAGCGGTGCGGAACGACCCATGTTGCATTTTGAAATCCGGAAGAATGGCAACCCTGTCGATCCACTCCATTACCTGCCACCCCGCTAG
- a CDS encoding protein-L-isoaspartate(D-aspartate) O-methyltransferase — protein sequence MSAQLQGIGMTSRRTRMRLVQRLRESGIESDRVLEIIGEVPRHIFLDEALAHRAYEDTSLPIGYGQTLSQPYIVARMTEILHHHGPARILELGTGSGYQTAVLSRLFEEVYSVERIKPLQDRARDRLRQLGARNVLLKHADGGMGWPDRGPFDGIIVTAAPGDVPKELLAQLADNGVLIAPVGEEKQVLVEVVRRGEHFERRELEPVHFVPLLGGVIR from the coding sequence ATGAGCGCACAGCTCCAGGGAATTGGAATGACCTCCCGGCGAACCCGGATGCGCCTGGTTCAGCGGCTGCGTGAATCCGGGATCGAATCTGACAGGGTACTGGAGATCATCGGTGAGGTACCCCGCCACATCTTCTTGGACGAGGCCCTGGCCCATCGGGCCTACGAGGACACCTCGCTTCCTATCGGCTACGGGCAAACCCTGTCCCAGCCCTACATCGTCGCCCGCATGACAGAAATTCTGCATCACCACGGCCCGGCTCGTATCCTGGAGCTGGGGACCGGTTCCGGCTACCAGACCGCGGTGCTGTCCCGGCTCTTCGAGGAAGTGTACAGCGTGGAGCGTATCAAGCCTCTGCAGGATCGTGCCCGTGACCGTTTGCGGCAGCTGGGCGCGCGCAATGTCCTGCTCAAGCATGCGGACGGTGGTATGGGTTGGCCGGACCGGGGACCGTTTGATGGAATCATCGTGACCGCGGCACCGGGCGACGTGCCGAAAGAATTGCTGGCCCAGCTGGCGGACAACGGGGTGTTGATCGCCCCGGTCGGAGAGGAGAAACAGGTGTTGGTAGAAGTGGTACGCCGTGGCGAGCATTTTGAGCGGCGGGAGCTGGAGCCCGTGCATTTCGTACCTCTGCTCGGGGGAGTGATCCGTTGA
- the rsxA gene encoding electron transport complex subunit RsxA: MTEYLLILVSTILVNNFVLVQFLGLCPFMGVSGKLETAMGMSLATTFVLTLSSVCSYLAYTYLLAPLDLAFLKTITFILVIAVVVQFTEMVVRKTSPLLYRVLGIFLPLITTNCAVLGVALLNLNKNNNFVESVLYGFGAAAGFSMVLVLFAAMRERIAVADVPVAFRGAAIGMVTAGLMSLAFLGFTGLVTV, translated from the coding sequence ATGACAGAGTATTTGCTGATACTGGTCAGTACCATTCTGGTGAACAATTTCGTACTGGTTCAGTTCCTGGGCCTGTGCCCGTTCATGGGTGTGTCCGGGAAGCTGGAGACCGCCATGGGTATGTCCCTGGCCACCACGTTTGTGCTGACCCTGTCCTCGGTATGCAGTTACCTTGCCTATACCTACCTGCTGGCGCCGCTGGACCTGGCGTTCCTGAAGACCATCACTTTCATCCTGGTGATTGCGGTGGTGGTCCAGTTCACTGAAATGGTGGTTCGCAAAACCAGCCCGCTGCTCTACCGGGTTCTGGGCATTTTCCTGCCCCTGATCACCACCAACTGCGCTGTTCTCGGCGTGGCACTTCTTAACCTAAACAAAAACAACAACTTCGTTGAGTCTGTCCTGTACGGTTTCGGTGCAGCAGCCGGTTTCTCCATGGTGCTGGTACTGTTTGCCGCCATGCGCGAGCGTATCGCGGTGGCGGATGTTCCGGTTGCCTTCCGGGGTGCCGCCATTGGTATGGTAACCGCAGGACTGATGTCGCTGGCATTCCTGGGCTTTACCGGCCTGGTCACTGTCTGA
- the rsxB gene encoding electron transport complex subunit RsxB, which yields MWTGILIAVVVLLALAVVFGGLLGFASERFKVEGNPLVDQIDALLPQTQCGQCGFPGCRPYAEAIAQGEAINKCPPGGESTIKALADLLDVEPQPLDAEHGVEQARRVAVIREDECIGCTKCIQACPVDAILGAAKHMHTVIESECTGCDLCVEPCPVDCIDMVTIEPDIRTWTWTPPRSGIIATDRQGASA from the coding sequence ATGTGGACAGGCATTCTGATCGCCGTTGTTGTGCTGTTGGCCCTGGCCGTGGTGTTTGGCGGCCTGCTGGGCTTTGCCTCCGAACGGTTCAAGGTTGAGGGCAATCCTCTGGTGGACCAGATCGATGCTCTCCTGCCACAGACCCAGTGCGGCCAGTGTGGCTTCCCCGGTTGCCGCCCTTACGCCGAAGCCATCGCTCAAGGCGAAGCCATCAACAAGTGCCCTCCAGGCGGTGAGAGTACCATCAAGGCCCTCGCCGATCTGCTGGACGTCGAACCCCAGCCGCTGGATGCCGAGCACGGTGTCGAACAAGCCCGGCGCGTGGCGGTCATCCGTGAGGATGAATGTATCGGCTGTACCAAGTGCATCCAGGCCTGTCCGGTTGACGCGATCCTCGGCGCGGCGAAACACATGCATACTGTCATCGAAAGCGAATGCACCGGCTGTGATCTCTGTGTCGAGCCCTGCCCCGTTGACTGCATCGACATGGTGACTATCGAACCGGATATCCGCACCTGGACGTGGACGCCACCGCGTTCCGGCATCATTGCCACCGACCGCCAGGGAGCCAGTGCCTGA
- a CDS encoding chalcone isomerase family protein, translating to MKKALSSGFASLILTAMLSAPASALTVEGVDVPETYQAMGTELKLNGAGTRSKWFMDLYVGGLYVPESISDGEAVINADEPQAITLHIISGMITSERMTEATLEGFEASTDGNMAPVQDDVDQFMAVFQEEIKEGDVFDLVYLPGEGVRVLKNGEVRDTVGDLAFKKALFGIWLSDKPAQENLKERMLGQR from the coding sequence ATGAAGAAGGCTCTCTCATCAGGATTTGCATCCCTGATCCTCACAGCAATGTTATCAGCCCCTGCCTCGGCCCTGACCGTTGAAGGCGTCGATGTTCCCGAAACCTACCAGGCCATGGGCACCGAGCTGAAGCTTAATGGCGCCGGTACCCGCTCCAAGTGGTTCATGGATCTCTATGTCGGTGGTCTGTACGTTCCGGAGAGTATCAGTGACGGCGAGGCGGTGATCAATGCCGACGAGCCCCAGGCCATTACCCTGCACATCATCTCGGGAATGATCACCAGCGAGCGTATGACCGAGGCGACCCTTGAGGGCTTCGAGGCCTCTACCGACGGCAACATGGCACCGGTCCAGGATGATGTCGACCAGTTCATGGCCGTATTCCAGGAAGAGATCAAGGAAGGCGATGTGTTTGATCTGGTTTACCTGCCGGGAGAGGGTGTTCGGGTCCTGAAGAACGGCGAGGTGCGGGATACCGTAGGTGATCTGGCGTTCAAGAAGGCACTGTTCGGAATCTGGCTGTCCGACAAGCCGGCCCAGGAAAACCTGAAAGAGCGGATGCTGGGTCAGCGCTGA
- the rsxD gene encoding electron transport complex subunit RsxD, with protein sequence MALVQQSSPHAHNARPTSRVMLWVIIAALPGLVAQTVFFGWGNLINVAWCIVVALASEAAFLKLRGKPVAFFLKDNTAAVTGLLLGLSLPQFAPWWVSAIAVITAIIIAKQLYGGLGSNPFNPAMVGYALVLISFPVAMTTNWAEAAMLFQGAPGFGETLARIFSASQTAVDGWTMATPLGEYKHKIASHTATEVLTHPTFGEGIARGWEWVNVAFLAGGLVLVFLRIITWHIPAGFLGALIVMSLAFGANADQYAPLSLHLLAGGTMLGAFFIATDPVSAATSHHGKLIYGAGIGVLIYVIRSWGNYPDAVAFSVLLMNFAVPFIDYYTPPRAYGHHKARRGLPGKNQG encoded by the coding sequence ATGGCACTTGTTCAGCAGTCATCACCCCACGCTCACAACGCCCGACCCACATCCCGGGTCATGCTCTGGGTCATCATCGCGGCGCTGCCCGGGTTGGTCGCCCAGACCGTCTTCTTCGGCTGGGGCAACCTGATCAACGTGGCCTGGTGCATTGTCGTCGCCCTCGCCTCCGAGGCGGCTTTCCTGAAACTGCGCGGCAAGCCGGTAGCGTTTTTCCTGAAGGACAATACCGCGGCCGTCACCGGTTTGTTGCTGGGTCTCTCCCTGCCCCAGTTTGCGCCCTGGTGGGTTTCCGCCATTGCCGTCATCACCGCCATCATCATCGCCAAGCAACTATACGGCGGCCTCGGCTCCAACCCCTTCAATCCTGCCATGGTCGGCTACGCACTGGTGCTGATTTCATTCCCGGTCGCCATGACCACCAACTGGGCCGAGGCAGCCATGCTGTTCCAGGGCGCACCTGGCTTCGGAGAGACCCTCGCCCGGATCTTCTCAGCCTCCCAGACCGCCGTGGATGGCTGGACCATGGCCACGCCGCTGGGCGAATACAAGCACAAGATTGCCTCCCATACGGCCACCGAGGTTCTGACCCACCCTACGTTCGGTGAGGGCATCGCGCGGGGCTGGGAATGGGTAAATGTTGCCTTCCTGGCCGGCGGTCTGGTGCTGGTATTCCTGCGCATCATTACCTGGCATATTCCCGCCGGCTTCCTCGGCGCACTGATTGTCATGAGCCTGGCCTTCGGCGCCAATGCCGACCAGTATGCGCCCCTGTCCCTGCACCTGCTGGCCGGCGGTACCATGCTGGGCGCCTTTTTCATCGCCACCGATCCAGTCTCGGCGGCAACCAGTCACCACGGCAAGCTGATCTATGGTGCAGGCATCGGCGTGCTGATCTACGTCATCCGTTCCTGGGGGAACTACCCGGATGCGGTGGCATTCAGCGTTCTGCTGATGAATTTTGCCGTGCCTTTTATCGATTACTACACGCCGCCGCGTGCCTATGGCCACCATAAGGCCCGCCGCGGTTTGCCTGGCAAGAATCAGGGGTAA
- the rpoS gene encoding RNA polymerase sigma factor RpoS has protein sequence MSAEQEDIIVDRVEDLDDSEDQVLAEDKVEKESADSADEEEISTQGRYFTSQKQLDATQLYLNEIGFSPLLTPEEEVYFARLARKGEESGRKRMIESNLRLVVKIARRYVNRGLTLLDLIEEGNLGLIRAVEKFDPERGFRFSTYATWWIRQTIERAIMNQTRTIRLPIHVVKELNLYLRAARELTQKLDHEPSAEEIAQMVDKPASDVKRLLGLNERVASMDTPIGAGGEKSLLDTVADEGASDPADLLQDNNMCSCLEKWIDQLSDKQQEVLSRRFGLRGYPVSTLEEVGQEIGLTRERVRQIQVEALRRLREILEKEGLSGNLLFQ, from the coding sequence ATGTCAGCAGAGCAAGAAGATATCATTGTTGATCGTGTCGAGGATCTGGATGATTCCGAGGATCAGGTGCTAGCAGAAGACAAAGTTGAAAAGGAGTCGGCGGATAGCGCCGATGAAGAGGAGATCTCCACTCAGGGACGTTACTTCACCAGTCAGAAGCAGCTGGACGCAACCCAGCTCTATCTCAACGAAATCGGTTTTTCACCCCTCCTGACGCCGGAAGAGGAAGTCTACTTCGCCCGTCTCGCCCGTAAAGGCGAGGAGTCAGGTCGAAAGCGCATGATTGAAAGCAACCTGCGCCTGGTGGTCAAGATCGCCCGCCGGTACGTCAATCGTGGTCTTACCCTGCTTGACCTGATCGAAGAGGGTAACCTGGGCCTGATCCGTGCGGTCGAGAAGTTCGATCCTGAGCGCGGTTTCCGGTTCTCAACCTATGCAACCTGGTGGATCCGTCAGACCATTGAACGGGCCATCATGAACCAGACCCGGACGATCCGTTTGCCGATTCATGTGGTCAAGGAACTCAACCTGTACCTGCGTGCGGCCCGGGAGCTGACCCAGAAGCTGGACCATGAGCCTTCCGCGGAAGAAATCGCCCAGATGGTCGATAAGCCAGCGTCAGACGTAAAGCGCCTGTTGGGCCTCAATGAGCGGGTTGCCTCCATGGACACCCCGATCGGCGCCGGCGGTGAGAAGTCCTTGCTGGATACTGTGGCAGACGAGGGTGCCTCGGACCCCGCGGACCTGCTGCAGGACAACAACATGTGTTCCTGCCTCGAGAAGTGGATTGACCAGCTCAGTGACAAGCAGCAGGAAGTGCTTTCCCGCCGCTTTGGTCTGCGCGGCTATCCGGTGAGTACCCTCGAGGAAGTCGGTCAGGAGATCGGGCTGACCCGGGAGCGGGTTCGTCAGATCCAGGTGGAAGCACTACGCCGCCTGCGGGAAATCCTGGAGAAGGAAGGCCTCTCCGGTAATCTGCTGTTCCAATAA